A section of the Pseudomonas flavescens genome encodes:
- a CDS encoding MATE family efflux transporter, with translation MPAFSRLQRVRTELRTLLALATPIIIAQLAYTSIGFVDTVMSGRFSARDLAAVALGNSIWVPVFLLMTGILLATTPKVAQRFGAGQLGEIGPLVRQALWLALAVGCMAGIVLWNAEFVLRLMKVDPDLIEPAMGYLHGVAFGFPCVALFHVLRCYSDGLGRTRPAMVVGLFGLLLNIPLNYVLIYGKLGLPPLGSVGCGWATALVMLFMLSGMIWWIRRAPAYRDTTPLQRFDPPSWPLIKRLLGIGLPIGISVFAESSIFAVIALLIGGLGATVVAGHQIALNFASLVFMIPYSIGMAATVRVGQALGRGEPREARFAAGVSMVTALAYACVSASCMLLMREQIAQIYTPAPEVIALAASLIVYAALFQFSDALQVTAAGALRGYQDTRATMIMTLFAYWGIGLPVGYLLGLTDLFGPASGPAGLWEGLIVGLTCAALMLTLRLKSSAKRRIWLAAAPGRESSQA, from the coding sequence ATGCCTGCATTCTCCCGCCTGCAGCGCGTACGCACCGAGTTGCGCACGCTGCTGGCTCTGGCCACGCCGATCATCATCGCGCAACTGGCGTACACCTCCATCGGCTTCGTCGACACGGTGATGTCCGGGCGCTTCAGCGCCCGCGATCTGGCGGCGGTAGCGCTGGGTAATTCGATCTGGGTGCCGGTATTCCTGCTGATGACCGGCATCCTGCTGGCCACCACGCCGAAAGTGGCGCAACGCTTCGGTGCCGGGCAGCTTGGGGAGATCGGCCCGCTGGTGCGCCAGGCACTATGGCTGGCCCTCGCGGTGGGCTGCATGGCCGGCATCGTGCTGTGGAACGCCGAGTTCGTCCTGCGCCTGATGAAGGTCGATCCGGACCTGATCGAGCCCGCCATGGGCTACCTGCACGGCGTGGCGTTCGGCTTTCCCTGCGTGGCACTGTTCCATGTGCTGCGCTGCTACAGCGACGGCCTGGGCCGTACTCGCCCCGCCATGGTGGTGGGCCTGTTCGGGTTGTTGCTGAACATCCCCCTGAACTACGTACTCATCTACGGCAAACTCGGTTTGCCGCCGCTCGGCAGCGTGGGCTGCGGTTGGGCCACGGCACTGGTGATGCTGTTCATGCTGTCGGGCATGATCTGGTGGATTCGCCGCGCACCGGCCTATCGAGACACCACGCCGCTGCAGCGCTTCGACCCGCCGAGCTGGCCGTTGATCAAGCGCCTGCTGGGCATAGGGTTGCCAATCGGCATCTCGGTATTCGCCGAGTCGAGCATCTTCGCGGTGATTGCGTTGCTGATCGGCGGGCTGGGCGCCACGGTGGTCGCCGGGCACCAGATAGCCCTGAACTTCGCCTCGCTGGTGTTCATGATCCCCTACTCCATCGGCATGGCCGCCACGGTGCGCGTGGGCCAGGCCCTGGGCCGTGGCGAGCCGCGTGAGGCGCGCTTCGCCGCCGGGGTGAGCATGGTTACCGCGCTGGCTTATGCCTGCGTGTCGGCCAGTTGCATGCTGCTGATGCGCGAGCAGATCGCACAGATCTACACCCCCGCACCCGAAGTGATCGCCCTGGCCGCCAGCCTGATCGTCTACGCCGCTTTGTTTCAGTTCTCCGACGCCCTGCAGGTCACCGCCGCAGGCGCTCTGCGCGGTTATCAGGACACCCGGGCGACCATGATCATGACCCTGTTCGCCTACTGGGGCATCGGCCTGCCGGTCGGCTACCTGCTCGGCCTGACCGACCTGTTCGGCCCGGCCAGCGGCCCCGCCGGGCTCTGGGAAGGGTTGATCGTCGGCCTGACCTGCGCCGCCCTGATGCTGACACTGCGCCTGAAAAGCAGCGCCAAGCGGCGGATCTGGCTGGCCGCGGCGCCGGGACGCGAAAGCAGCCAAGCGTGA
- the tusA gene encoding sulfurtransferase TusA yields MLDSTPDDTLDATGLFCPEPVMMLHNKVRDLAAGGLLKVIATDPSTRRDIPKFCVFLGHELVDQAQDAETYLYWIRKKAD; encoded by the coding sequence ATGCTGGATTCAACACCTGACGACACCCTCGACGCTACCGGGCTGTTCTGCCCGGAGCCGGTGATGATGCTGCACAACAAAGTGCGCGACCTTGCGGCCGGTGGCCTGCTCAAGGTGATCGCCACCGACCCCTCGACTCGCCGTGACATCCCCAAGTTCTGCGTGTTTCTCGGCCACGAATTGGTGGACCAGGCCCAGGACGCAGAAACTTATCTGTACTGGATCCGCAAGAAAGCCGATTGA
- the rlmM gene encoding 23S rRNA (cytidine(2498)-2'-O)-methyltransferase RlmM, producing the protein MKTLLLHCRPGFENEVCSEISEHAALLDVPGYAKAKPDSACAEFICADAEGAERLMAGLRFSQLIFIRQWARGRFVELPEKDRISVLLEHLAPLPAFGSLWLEVLDTNDGKELSGFCKKFEGPLRKALTAAGKLVEDGRAPRLLLTFKSGREVFLGMAAANNSAIWPMGIPRLKFPREAPSRSTLKLEEAWHTFIPREQWDERLSGEMTGVDLGAAPGGWTYQLVRRGMLVTAIDNGPMAESLMETGLVKHLMVDGFTWKPRQPVDWMVCDIVEKPARSAALLETWIGEGHCREAVVNLKLPMKQRYAEVRRLLERISDGLAARKVKVSIACKQLYHDREEVTCHLRRLGK; encoded by the coding sequence ATGAAGACTTTGTTGCTGCACTGCCGCCCCGGTTTCGAAAACGAGGTGTGTTCGGAAATCTCCGAACATGCGGCCCTTCTCGACGTACCCGGCTACGCCAAGGCCAAGCCCGATAGCGCCTGCGCCGAGTTCATCTGCGCTGATGCAGAGGGCGCCGAGCGCCTGATGGCGGGGCTGCGTTTCAGTCAGTTGATCTTTATCCGTCAGTGGGCTCGGGGGCGTTTCGTCGAGCTGCCCGAGAAGGACCGCATCAGCGTGCTGCTCGAGCACCTGGCGCCGTTGCCGGCCTTTGGCAGCCTGTGGCTGGAGGTGCTGGACACCAACGACGGCAAGGAGCTGTCCGGCTTCTGCAAGAAATTCGAAGGTCCGCTACGCAAGGCCCTGACGGCTGCCGGCAAACTGGTGGAGGATGGCCGGGCACCACGCCTGTTGCTGACGTTCAAGAGTGGCCGTGAAGTGTTCCTGGGCATGGCCGCGGCGAACAACTCGGCAATCTGGCCCATGGGCATTCCGCGGCTCAAGTTCCCCCGTGAAGCACCAAGCCGTTCGACCCTGAAGCTGGAAGAGGCCTGGCACACCTTCATCCCCCGCGAACAGTGGGACGAGCGTCTGTCGGGCGAAATGACCGGCGTTGACCTTGGCGCCGCACCCGGCGGCTGGACCTATCAACTGGTACGCCGTGGCATGCTGGTGACCGCTATCGACAATGGTCCGATGGCCGAGAGCCTGATGGAAACGGGCCTGGTGAAGCACTTGATGGTCGATGGTTTCACCTGGAAACCCAGGCAGCCAGTGGACTGGATGGTCTGCGATATCGTCGAGAAGCCCGCCCGCAGTGCCGCACTGCTGGAAACCTGGATCGGCGAGGGACATTGCCGCGAAGCGGTGGTCAATCTGAAACTGCCGATGAAGCAGCGCTACGCTGAGGTACGGCGCCTGCTCGAGCGCATTTCCGACGGGCTGGCGGCACGCAAGGTCAAAGTCTCCATCGCCTGCAAGCAGCTGTATCACGACCGCGAGGAAGTGACCTGCCACCTGCGGCGGTTGGGCAAATAA